One Oncorhynchus nerka isolate Pitt River linkage group LG5, Oner_Uvic_2.0, whole genome shotgun sequence genomic window carries:
- the LOC115126346 gene encoding filamin A-interacting protein 1-like, giving the protein MRSRSNSLEDTAKAKLAQNQARSQRRATEREGPQGRGAGRARHREPPDDTGTNTGTVQRKENEGSGSSASSNSRREKAAGGKTRDLSRDDLLFLLSMLEGELQARDEVITVLKADKIDLALLEAQYGFVTPQKVLQALQRDTVQSKAETFQEDIYERPMAELDKLVEKQRETHRRMLEQLLLTEQSHKRALYKLDDEKRNHGDFMRKSDEFTNLLEQERERLKLLIDQEKAYQERKEEENNKKVTSLKEELTKLKSFALMVVDEQQRLTEQLTQQTAKVQELTASASHTQEELSSANAKVQEGEEKVFRLETELGDQSSRFHQEQETMTAKLTSEDAQNRQLKQKLSTLSRQLDELEETNKTLRRAEDELQELRDKISRGECGNSSLMDEVEELRKRVLEMEGKDEELVRMEDQCRDLNKKLEKEASQSRSLKADVDKLSHRIMELEKLEDAFGKSKQECNALKCNLDKERTVSNVLSREMDILKARVKELEAVEGQLEKTELTLKEDLTKLKTLTVLLVDERKTMAEKLKAMEDKVHNSTGKLQAEQDKVTTVTEKLIEESKKALRSNAELEEKMCGATKDRDELKAKLQAKEEQSNDLQSKVTMMKKRLQSLEAAEREFLRNKAKEENIKVPIANRSQQEDYKVKDLTQEVERLRRKLKDMKVVEDDLLKTEDEFESMEKRYSREQERAKALMEELEISRNELLKYQLAEKQESNQEHILYKRLKEEEAKSSHLTREVAALKEKIHEYMGTEENICRMKNDHSTLQRKLTLQEVKNKELAREMETLNRELERYRRFSKSLRPGMNGRRFSDLQVCTKEVQTDLADHLRPNYKSTAPLERAVVNGKLYEESDSGDDPNYNNELPLAQCNPSLFNNVNNLNNNIRRVPFLKTKESHNPVNGKVQVPRQNGNHVQQGDVFLTHSPGQPLHIKVTPDHGHNMAMLEITSPTAENTQSYTSTAVIPTSGGPPKQRITIIQNASISPTTRNKGQRSPSSDGSPCTPDRAISPFTMTTYSRAMTPDSSGSVTPDRAMSPIQIVSVTTGTPDRSLSTEPVEVMGGHAVFRVTPERQSSWQVQRSNSSGPNVITTEDNKIHIHLGSPFIQSLNTTPQPVSPCYSPGQEQRSPVSSNGTPVKGNSKITSSITIKPTSTPIKKPSQITIPLEAFRRPGPTRIPKPKAYSTKGTNSAVNPGQSNKGQPQTALSSEKTLQGTQSAANNLNVVNCPNRI; this is encoded by the exons ATGCGTTCCCGTAGCAACAGCCTAGAGGACACAGCAAAGGCCAAGCTGGCTCAGAACCAGGCACGATCACAGCGGCGGGCCACAGAACGTGAGGGGCCCCAGGGCAGGGGTGCAGGACGGGCCAGGCACAGGGAGCCCCCCGAtgacacaggcacaaacacaggcACTGTCCAGAGGAAGGAAAATGAGGGCAGTGGCAGCAGTGCCAGCAGTAACAGTCGGAGGGAGAAGGCAGCAGGCGGGAAGACCAGAGACCTCTCCAGAGACGACCTTCTGTTCCTTCTCTCCATGCTAGAAGGAGAACTGcag GCCAGAGACGAGGTGATCACAGTGTTGAAGGCTGATAAGATTGACTTGGCCCTCTTGGAGGCCCAGTATGGGTTCGTCACCCCACAGAAGGTCCTTCAGGCCCTGCAGAGAGACACCGTCCAGAGCAAGGCTGAGACCTTCCAGGAGGACATCTACGAGAGGCCCATGGCTGAG CTGGACAAGCTGGTGGAAAAGCAGAGGGAGACCCACCGTCGCATGCTGGAGCAGCTGCTGCTGACTGAGCAGTCCCACAAGCGCGCCCTGTACAAGCTGGACGACGAGAAGAGGAACCATGGAGACTTCATGAGGAAGAGTGACGAGTTCACCAACCTGCTGGAGCAGGAACGAGAAAG ACTGAAGTTGCTCATTGACCAGGAAAAGGCCTATcaggaaaggaaagaggaggagaacaaCAAGAAGGTCACCAGCCTAAAGGAGGAGCTGACCAAGCTGAAGTCGTTTGCGTTGATGGTCGTGGACGAGCAGCAGCGCCTCACAGAGCAATTGACCCAACAGACTGCTAAGGTCCAGGAACTGACCGCCAGCGCCTCCCACACCCAGGAAGAGCTGAGCTCTGCTAATGCAAAGGtgcaagagggggaggagaaagttTTTCGCTTGGAGACAGAGCTAGGCGACCAATCCAGTCGCTTTCACCAGGAACAGGAGACCATGACAGCCAAACTGACCAGCGAGGATGCCCAGAACCGGCAGCTCAAGCAGAAATTGTCCACACTCAGCCGGCAGCTGGATgaactggaggagaccaacaaGACCCTCCGGAGGGCCGAGGACGAGCTCCAGGAGCTGAGGGACAAGATCAGCCGCGGGGAATGTGGCAACTCCAGCCTCATGGATGAGGTGGAGGAGTTACGGAAAAGGGTTCTGGAGATGGAGGGGAAGGATGAGGAGCTGGTCAGAATGGAGGACCAGTGCAGGGACCTCAACAAGAAGCTGGAGAAGGAAGCCAGCCAAAGCCGTAGCCTGAAGGCTGATGTGGACAAGCTGAGCCACAGGATCATGGAGCTGGAGAAACTAGAGGATGCGTTCGGCAAGAGCAAACAGGAGTGCAACGCTCTAAAGTGCAATCTGGACAAAGAGAGGACAGTGTCAAATGTTCTGTCCAGGGAGATGGACATCCTGAAAGCGAGGGTCAAAGAACTGGAGGCCGTGGAGGGTCAGCTGGAGAAGACAGAGCTTACACTAAAGGAAGACCTCACCAAGCTGAAGACGCTGACGGTCTTGTTGGTGGATGAAAGGAAGACCATGGCGGAGAAACTGAAAGCGATGGAGGACAAGGTCCATAACAGCACTGGCAAACTGCAAGCTGAGCAGGACAAAGTCACAACAGTAACAGAGAAGCTTATCGAGGAGAGCAAGAAAGCCCTAAGGTCGAATGCTGAGCTTGAGGAGAAAATGTGTGGCGCCACCAAGGACAGGGATGAACTCAAGGCCAAGCTCCAAGCCAAGGAGGAACAGAGCAACGACCTGCAGTCCAAAGTTACCATGATGAAGAAGAGGTTGCAGTCACTGGAAGCTGCAGAGAGGGAATTCCTGAGGAACAAAGCCAAAGAGGAAAACATCAAGGTGCCCATCGCCAACCGCTCCCAACAAGAGGACTACAAAGTCAAAGACCTTACACAGGAAGTTGAGCGCCTGAGGCGAAAACTTAAAGATATGAAGGTTGTCGAAGACGACTTGTTGAAGACTGAGGATGAGTTTGAGTCCATGGAGAAGAGATACTCCAGGGAACAAGAACGAGCAAAGGCCTTGATGGAGGAGTTGGAAATATCCAGAAATGAGCTCTTAAAGTACCAACTGGCAGAGAAGCAAGAGTCCAACCAGGAGCACATCCTCTACAAGCGTCTGAAAGAGGAAGAGGCCAAGTCCAGTCATCTGACCCGAGAGGTGGCGGCCCTAAAAGAGAAGATCCATGAATATATGGGCACAGAGGAAAACATCTGTCGCATGAAAAACGACCACTCTACCTTGCAAAGAAAACTGACTTTGCAAGAGGTGAAAAATAAAGAACTGGCCAGAGAGATGGAGACCCTCAATCGGGAGCTGGAGCGATACCGTCGCTTCAGCAAAAGTCTCCGCCCAGGCATGAACGGCAGACGTTTCTCAGACTTACAGGTGTGCACCAAGGAGGTACAGACAGATCTAGCAGACCACCTTCGACCCAACTACAAGAGCACCGCCCCACTGGAGCGGGCCGTGGTGAATGGAAAACTGTACGAAGAGAGTGACTCTGGGGACGATCCAAACTACAACAATGAGCTGCCCCTCGCCCAATGTAACCCCTCCCTCTTCAACAATGTCAACAACCTCAACAACAACATCAGGAGAGTCCCCTTTCTCAAAACCAAAGAAAGCCACAACCCAGTCAATGGGAAAGTGCAGGTTCCCAGACAGAATGGGAACCATGTGCAGCAAGGAGACGTGTTTCTGACACACAGCCCCGGGCAACCACTGCACATCAAGGTAACCCCAGACCACGGGCATAACATGGCCATGCTAGAAATCACCAGCCCCACCGCAGAAAACACCCAGTCATACACCAGCACTGCAGTCATCCCCACAAGCGGAGGTCCACCCAAACAAAGAATCACCATAATTCAGAACGCATCCATCTCCCCGACTACCAGAAACAAAGGTCAAAGGTCCCCCTCGTCAGATGGTTCCCCCTGCACTCCTGATCGAGCCATATCTCCCTTCACCATGACCACCTACTCTAGAGCGATGACCCCAGACTCCTCTGGGTCGGTCACTCCAGACAGGGCTATGTCACCCATCCAGATCGTGTCGGTCACAACAGGCACTCCTGACCGGTCCCTGTCCACGGAGCCAGTAGAGGTCATGGGAGGTCATGCAGTCTTCAGGGTAacaccagagagacagagcagcTGGCAGGTTCAGAGgtccaacagctccggccccaaCGTCATCACCACGGAGGACAACAAAATCCACATTCACTTAGGGAGCCCCTTCATTCAGAGCTTAAACACTACACCCCAGCCTGTGAGCCCATGCTACTCACCTGGGCAGGAGCAGAGATCTCCTGTATCATCCAATGGTACCCCTGTCAAAGGCAACAGCAAAATCACAAGTAGCATCACTATAAAGCCAACATCCACCCCAATCAAAAAGCCTTCACAAATTACA ATCCCCTTGGAAGCATTCCGACGCCCAGGTCCAACCAGGATCCCCAAACCTAAAGCCTACAGTACAAAAGGAACAAACAGTGCGGTCAATCCAGGGCAGAGCAATAAAGGACAGCCCCAGACAGCTCTCTCCTCAGAGAAGACGCTGCAGGGTACTCAGAGTGCTGCCAACAACCTAAATGTGGTCAACTGCCCCAATAGAATATAA